In Candidatus Flexicrinis affinis, the following proteins share a genomic window:
- the trxA gene encoding thioredoxin: MPFLQDILPEPVDAIAGTGAQAAPQVNEGAGQTTFEVTTTNFESEVLNSDQPVLVDFSAEWCGPCRAIAPIVDELATEYTGTMKVGKLDIDQQTDLAVRYDITSIPTLILFKGGEPVARIIGQRPKDEIVSELVPHLD; the protein is encoded by the coding sequence ATGCCGTTCCTGCAGGACATCCTGCCCGAGCCGGTAGATGCGATTGCGGGAACGGGAGCGCAGGCGGCCCCGCAGGTGAACGAGGGCGCGGGGCAGACGACGTTCGAAGTCACTACGACCAATTTCGAGAGCGAAGTTCTGAACTCCGATCAGCCGGTGTTGGTCGACTTCTCGGCCGAGTGGTGTGGGCCGTGCCGCGCGATCGCGCCGATCGTAGACGAGCTGGCGACGGAATACACCGGCACGATGAAGGTGGGCAAGCTGGACATCGACCAGCAGACGGACTTGGCTGTGCGCTACGACATCACCAGTATCCCGACGCTGATCCTGTTCAAGGGTGGTGAGCCGGTGGCCCGCATCATCGGTCAGCGACCGAAGGACGAGATCGTCAGCGAGCTGGTGCCGCACCTGGATTAG
- a CDS encoding bifunctional 3-deoxy-7-phosphoheptulonate synthase/chorismate mutase has translation MTEDRLQELRGQVDDINLKLLDLLNQRAKVVSEIGKVHTHLGNTFYDPVREGQMLQALEMANQGPFSNDAIKALFKEIFRASLALEESQTKAKIKVERKAPGERTIITMSDGVTQIGNSTFQIIAGPCAVESMEQMDETAAALAERGVKFLRGMAFKPRTSPYEFQGLGEPGLKIARQVADKYGQFVVSEIMDKSQLQMMFDYVDVFWVGARNMQNAYLLKALGQQQKPVILKHSFGATMDEFLYAAEYIVSSGNPNVILIERGIRSFEKWTRAGLDIGAVAALKIETHLPVVIDISHSAGRRDIAIPMARAAKAVGVDGLMVEVHPNPPVAMSDSKQQLYIHQFHEMMDAIGELTVVGSGD, from the coding sequence ATGACCGAAGATCGTTTGCAGGAGCTGCGCGGGCAGGTTGACGACATCAACCTCAAGCTGCTCGACTTACTCAACCAGCGCGCCAAAGTCGTCAGTGAGATCGGCAAAGTGCATACCCACCTCGGCAACACGTTTTACGATCCCGTGCGCGAGGGGCAAATGCTGCAGGCGCTCGAGATGGCCAATCAAGGTCCGTTCAGCAACGATGCGATCAAGGCGCTGTTCAAAGAAATCTTCCGCGCGTCGTTGGCCCTCGAAGAGTCGCAGACCAAGGCCAAGATCAAGGTCGAGCGCAAGGCCCCCGGCGAGCGCACGATCATCACCATGTCGGACGGCGTGACGCAGATCGGCAATAGCACGTTCCAGATCATCGCCGGCCCGTGCGCCGTCGAGAGCATGGAGCAGATGGACGAGACGGCGGCGGCGCTGGCCGAGCGCGGCGTCAAGTTCCTGCGCGGGATGGCCTTCAAGCCGCGCACATCGCCGTACGAGTTTCAGGGCTTGGGCGAGCCCGGCCTCAAGATCGCGCGGCAGGTGGCCGACAAATACGGTCAGTTCGTCGTGTCCGAGATCATGGACAAGAGCCAGCTTCAGATGATGTTCGACTACGTCGACGTGTTCTGGGTGGGCGCGCGCAACATGCAGAACGCGTATCTGCTCAAGGCACTCGGCCAGCAGCAAAAGCCGGTCATCCTCAAGCACAGCTTCGGCGCGACGATGGACGAGTTCCTGTACGCCGCCGAGTACATCGTGAGCAGCGGTAACCCGAACGTCATCCTGATCGAGCGCGGCATCCGCAGCTTCGAAAAGTGGACACGTGCCGGCCTCGACATCGGCGCGGTGGCAGCCCTCAAGATCGAGACGCACCTGCCGGTCGTCATCGACATCTCGCACAGCGCGGGCCGGCGCGATATCGCCATTCCGATGGCGCGGGCGGCCAAGGCGGTCGGCGTCGACGGCCTGATGGTCGAGGTGCATCCCAACCCGCCGGTCGCCATGAGCGACAGCAAGCAGCAGCTCTACATCCACCAGTTCCACGAGATGATGGATGCCATCGGCGAGCTGACGGTGGTCGGCAGCGGCGACTAG
- a CDS encoding Uma2 family endonuclease, producing MVAQPSERAAQMTLEEFLNRPDTNLPMEYEDGEVIMLPMPTTKHQTIVLNVADVLKSAMPSGKRFVAPTDIRLGGRIYQPDVFWVKEGSACVDRGTHFDGPPDLVVEIASPSTSRRDRREKFATYESSGVGEYWLIDPDGAVIEIHTLVDGKYQRYGVFGPEDTFTTPALGAEKPISGAAIFAE from the coding sequence ATGGTAGCCCAACCGTCCGAACGCGCGGCACAGATGACGCTGGAGGAGTTCCTCAACCGTCCCGATACCAACCTGCCTATGGAGTACGAGGACGGCGAGGTCATCATGCTGCCTATGCCGACGACTAAACATCAGACCATCGTATTGAACGTCGCGGACGTACTGAAGTCGGCGATGCCCAGCGGCAAACGATTTGTCGCACCGACGGACATTCGTCTCGGCGGACGGATCTATCAGCCAGACGTGTTCTGGGTCAAGGAAGGCAGCGCCTGCGTCGACCGGGGCACGCACTTCGACGGCCCTCCCGACCTCGTCGTGGAGATCGCCTCGCCGAGCACAAGCCGACGCGACCGGCGCGAGAAGTTCGCGACATACGAATCGTCTGGTGTGGGCGAATACTGGCTGATTGATCCAGACGGTGCGGTGATCGAGATACACACGCTCGTTGACGGCAAATACCAGCGCTACGGCGTCTTTGGTCCCGAGGACACGTTCACCACGCCGGCGCTCGGCGCCGAAAAGCCGATCAGCGGCGCGGCTATCTTCGCGGAGTAG
- a CDS encoding LCP family protein: MRRLVFAALCIAISITGVSAQPRLDDTIAPAMEPIDVPDDVEIFLLIGAGNNSLEEKAGLTDMLMLVAVNRAANTASMLHIPRDYWANIPGFGMHKINQAFYFGETHEVEGGGIALLKQTILYNFGLPVDHYAAVDFNGFLGVIDQIGGIRISVDCIIQDWKLKERELDKRVADNYELFTLPIGVHTLDADTALWYIRSRVTSSDLDRGRRTQDVLRAIWRKVRSEDMLTGLPALWDATSRYLYTDLTLGDLLGYVPFALNVDADRIEQYRFRMGPHIKNALGPAPDYQSVIAPADLAAIRELVVDFVTPPTRNQIALAGLRIEVINSGGVNGMATVAVDRLSQEGFAPFIGTEPTHYRDFTAIYDYTGQERNSPIPTFMRLFRVTADGVIVQPDPNRTVDYKIYVGNTYSVWACTRNVIQPKWPPDPTPTP; encoded by the coding sequence ATGCGCCGCCTCGTTTTTGCTGCACTTTGCATCGCGATTTCCATTACCGGCGTGTCTGCTCAGCCGCGTTTGGACGACACGATCGCGCCGGCGATGGAGCCGATCGACGTGCCGGACGATGTCGAGATCTTCCTGCTGATCGGCGCGGGCAACAACAGCCTCGAAGAGAAGGCCGGCCTGACCGACATGCTGATGCTGGTGGCTGTCAACCGGGCGGCCAACACGGCGTCGATGCTGCACATCCCGCGCGACTACTGGGCCAACATCCCCGGTTTCGGCATGCACAAGATCAATCAGGCCTTCTACTTCGGCGAAACGCACGAGGTCGAGGGCGGCGGCATCGCACTGCTCAAGCAGACGATCCTGTACAACTTTGGCCTGCCGGTCGATCACTACGCGGCAGTCGACTTCAACGGCTTCCTCGGCGTGATCGACCAGATCGGCGGCATTCGGATTTCGGTCGACTGCATCATTCAGGACTGGAAGCTGAAGGAGCGCGAGCTGGACAAGCGCGTCGCCGACAACTACGAGTTGTTCACGCTGCCGATCGGCGTGCACACGCTCGATGCCGACACCGCGCTGTGGTACATCCGCAGCCGCGTCACCAGCAGCGACCTCGACCGCGGCCGGCGCACGCAGGACGTACTGCGCGCGATCTGGCGCAAAGTCCGCAGCGAGGACATGCTCACCGGACTGCCGGCGCTGTGGGACGCCACGTCGCGCTATCTGTACACCGACCTCACGCTGGGCGACCTGCTTGGCTACGTGCCGTTCGCGCTCAACGTCGACGCCGACCGCATCGAGCAGTACCGCTTCCGCATGGGGCCGCACATCAAGAACGCGCTCGGTCCCGCGCCAGATTATCAATCCGTGATCGCGCCCGCCGACCTTGCCGCGATCCGCGAGTTGGTCGTCGATTTCGTGACCCCGCCGACACGCAACCAGATCGCGCTGGCCGGCCTGCGTATCGAGGTCATCAACAGCGGCGGGGTCAACGGCATGGCGACCGTCGCCGTCGACCGCCTCTCGCAGGAAGGGTTCGCGCCGTTCATCGGCACCGAGCCGACCCACTACCGCGACTTCACGGCCATCTACGACTACACCGGGCAAGAGCGCAACAGCCCGATCCCAACGTTCATGCGACTGTTCCGCGTCACAGCGGACGGCGTCATCGTCCAGCCCGACCCGAATCGGACCGTCGACTACAAGATCTACGTGGGCAACACCTACAGCGTGTGGGCGTGCACGCGCAACGTCATCCAGCCGAAGTGGCCGCCCGACCCGACTCCTACGCCGTGA
- a CDS encoding N-acetyltransferase, which produces MPLTTRLATPADADAICRIYNQGIEDRLGTFETRLRTVDDITKWFDGVHPAVVAERDGAIVAFASTSTYRPRECYATIAEYSVYVERTARGQGAGRAAMVALIDEARAAGFHKLISRIFVENATSRRLMRSLGFREVGTYIRHGMLDGVWRDVVIVELLL; this is translated from the coding sequence ATGCCTCTGACCACTCGACTGGCCACCCCCGCTGACGCCGACGCTATCTGCCGCATCTACAATCAGGGCATCGAAGACCGGCTCGGCACGTTCGAGACGCGCCTGCGCACCGTGGACGACATCACGAAATGGTTCGACGGCGTGCATCCGGCCGTGGTGGCCGAGCGCGACGGCGCGATTGTGGCGTTCGCGTCGACCAGCACGTACCGTCCGCGCGAGTGCTACGCGACGATCGCCGAGTATTCGGTGTACGTCGAGCGAACCGCACGCGGGCAGGGGGCGGGGCGTGCCGCGATGGTCGCGCTGATCGACGAGGCGCGCGCGGCGGGGTTCCACAAGTTGATCAGCCGCATCTTCGTGGAAAACGCCACCAGCCGCCGGCTGATGCGGTCGCTGGGATTCCGCGAGGTCGGCACGTACATCCGGCACGGGATGCTGGACGGCGTCTGGCGCGACGTGGTGATCGTCGAACTGCTGTTGTAG
- a CDS encoding winged helix-turn-helix transcriptional regulator, with product MDANLIAFAKAVADETRQQIMTCLCCEWCSVGDVVDRLDGKVNQPTVSHHLKTLHEAGLVEVRQEGRQRFYTLNQSRITMCCGMLVQQFAPEYAAQGVIPLDQVK from the coding sequence ATGGACGCGAATCTGATTGCCTTTGCCAAAGCTGTCGCCGACGAGACCCGCCAACAGATCATGACCTGTCTGTGCTGCGAATGGTGCTCGGTCGGCGACGTGGTCGACCGGTTGGACGGGAAGGTCAACCAGCCCACCGTCAGCCACCACCTCAAGACGCTGCACGAGGCGGGCCTGGTCGAGGTGCGTCAGGAGGGGCGCCAGCGCTTCTACACCCTGAACCAGTCGCGGATCACGATGTGCTGCGGGATGCTTGTGCAGCAGTTCGCACCCGAGTACGCCGCACAGGGCGTGATCCCGCTCGATCAGGTGAAGTAG
- the hrcA gene encoding heat-inducible transcription repressor HrcA: protein MFSSPDMDAATLPTLTRRQEQILAGIVRAYTDKAEPVSSKFIAETFDLSVSAATIRNEMVVLEELGYIAQPHTSAGRVPTEAGYRYYVSNLLSSIELPTTEQSKIAERMRTAPMGTEQWMRYAANALARTSQAASLVTAPSSQTGRFKHIELISVQGRLVLMVLILQGGGVHQRMLNLAETVSQATLSDLSNRLNSLCHDLTARDLTVKAVGLPLLDREVLELAAEVMERAGTTAAQTVYRDGLSDVLQAFPAGEGAQQAVRVFEERQFLNVILDEFLGPLTGGVQVIIAGDGKRDEISQLSLVLSRYGQPDQLSGAIGLIGPTHLNYGRAISAVRYVSTMMTNMLVSLYNSTDAEDGDPTAGS from the coding sequence GTGTTTTCATCGCCAGATATGGACGCCGCAACCCTTCCGACCCTTACGCGCCGACAGGAGCAAATTCTGGCCGGAATCGTGCGGGCGTATACCGACAAAGCCGAGCCGGTCAGCTCGAAATTCATCGCCGAAACGTTCGACCTGTCGGTCAGTGCGGCCACCATCCGCAACGAAATGGTGGTGCTGGAGGAGCTCGGCTACATCGCCCAACCGCACACCAGCGCCGGCCGCGTCCCAACCGAGGCGGGCTACCGCTATTACGTCAGCAACCTGCTCAGCAGCATCGAACTGCCGACTACCGAACAAAGCAAGATCGCCGAGCGGATGCGCACCGCGCCGATGGGCACCGAGCAGTGGATGCGCTATGCCGCGAACGCGCTGGCGCGCACGTCGCAGGCCGCCAGCCTCGTCACCGCGCCGTCGTCGCAAACCGGCCGCTTCAAGCACATCGAGCTGATCTCGGTGCAGGGCCGGCTCGTGCTGATGGTGCTGATCTTGCAGGGCGGGGGCGTGCATCAGCGCATGCTCAACCTCGCCGAGACCGTCTCGCAGGCGACGCTGTCCGACCTCTCGAACCGGCTCAACTCGCTGTGTCACGACCTCACCGCGCGCGACCTGACGGTCAAGGCGGTCGGTCTGCCGCTGTTGGATCGCGAGGTGCTGGAGTTGGCCGCCGAGGTCATGGAACGCGCCGGCACGACCGCCGCGCAGACGGTCTACCGCGACGGCTTGAGCGATGTGTTACAAGCGTTTCCGGCCGGAGAAGGCGCGCAGCAGGCGGTGCGCGTGTTTGAGGAGCGTCAGTTCCTGAACGTGATCCTTGACGAATTCCTCGGCCCGCTGACCGGCGGCGTGCAGGTGATCATCGCCGGGGACGGCAAGCGCGACGAGATCAGCCAGCTCAGCCTCGTGCTCAGCCGCTACGGCCAGCCCGACCAGCTCAGCGGCGCGATCGGGCTGATCGGCCCGACGCACCTCAACTACGGCCGCGCGATCAGCGCCGTGCGCTATGTCTCGACCATGATGACCAACATGCTCGTCAGCCTGTACAACAGCACCGACGCCGAGGACGGCGATCCGACCGCCGGGAGTTGA
- the trxA gene encoding thioredoxin yields MGDKTFEVTTTNFESEVLKSDQPVLVDFWAEWCAPCRAIAPIVDALATEYTGKMKVGKLDADQHQDVLMRYGIMGIPTLILFKGGQPVARITGALPKDKILSKLVPHLN; encoded by the coding sequence ATGGGTGACAAGACGTTCGAAGTCACGACGACCAATTTCGAGAGCGAAGTTCTGAAGTCCGATCAGCCGGTGTTGGTCGACTTCTGGGCCGAGTGGTGTGCGCCGTGCCGCGCGATCGCGCCGATCGTGGACGCGCTGGCGACTGAGTACACCGGCAAGATGAAGGTGGGCAAGCTGGATGCCGACCAGCATCAGGACGTGCTGATGCGCTACGGCATCATGGGCATCCCGACACTGATCCTGTTCAAGGGCGGTCAGCCGGTGGCCCGCATCACCGGCGCGCTGCCGAAGGACAAGATCCTCAGCAAGCTGGTGCCGCACCTGAACTAA
- a CDS encoding WD40 repeat domain-containing protein, with amino-acid sequence MFDALKEQTTTLLRARIDWSPDGKLLAAGIGPDVHVWETGTWNETAWYVAGGSEALVYFESGHHVPEGIVSLAWNDDSSLLLARSVSSRTTVWAGLTQALTFDQTAGNNPVAVHWLVGESNFTDGEGYISSSDSGSRTHPVPDLLAAGCLGGTGIDFSASQGSLAVATLNGCIIVVDATTGMQERHFRLLPQGLPVADVALRDLAWSPDGSEIAAISETGSLYIVSANSGDYYVINLPKSAVLSAVDWSSDGTLAYVGLDADGTSLLATVGNDELSELIGSAATLSSATVVVRGN; translated from the coding sequence GTGTTTGACGCGTTGAAAGAACAAACGACGACACTGCTTCGTGCAAGAATCGATTGGTCGCCCGATGGCAAGCTCTTGGCTGCTGGCATCGGCCCAGATGTCCATGTTTGGGAGACTGGAACTTGGAACGAGACTGCATGGTATGTCGCTGGTGGATCAGAGGCACTGGTTTACTTCGAGTCCGGGCATCATGTGCCTGAAGGCATCGTCAGCCTCGCATGGAATGACGATTCTAGTCTTCTGCTGGCGAGGAGCGTAAGCTCCCGTACGACGGTTTGGGCTGGGCTGACACAGGCGCTGACATTTGACCAGACGGCGGGCAATAATCCTGTTGCGGTTCATTGGCTAGTGGGTGAATCGAACTTCACAGATGGTGAAGGGTATATCTCATCAAGTGATTCCGGATCTCGGACTCATCCGGTACCTGATCTGTTGGCAGCGGGATGTCTAGGCGGAACCGGTATTGATTTCAGTGCATCTCAGGGAAGTTTGGCGGTCGCGACTTTGAACGGCTGCATCATCGTCGTGGACGCAACGACAGGCATGCAAGAGCGGCACTTTCGATTGCTACCCCAAGGACTGCCTGTCGCAGATGTTGCACTTCGAGACTTGGCATGGTCACCAGATGGAAGCGAGATTGCCGCGATATCAGAAACCGGTTCGTTATATATTGTCAGTGCAAATTCCGGGGATTATTACGTCATCAATCTTCCGAAATCAGCGGTATTGAGCGCTGTGGACTGGTCATCGGACGGCACACTAGCTTATGTAGGTCTAGACGCGGACGGAACATCTCTGCTGGCTACTGTTGGCAACGATGAGCTTTCGGAGTTGATTGGATCTGCCGCCACGCTTTCGTCTGCAACTGTGGTCGTGCGCGGCAACTAG
- a CDS encoding NAD(P)-binding domain-containing protein, translating into MTAIYFDDDATLDSIAGATAGIFGYGPVGRALALNLRDSGIRVMAAPEYEDEAEVAASDSIPALPAAEVTQSCDILIITTPDDALPPLYMGSIAPHLKRGDLMVFTSGYAMAFGTVEPPPFLDVGVLAPRPAGDAIRAGYLSGQGALTFISVAADSTRRALDRLLAVARGAGLLRAGAIELLPEHEAFLALFVQQAVIPAFHHIMVAAADLLVNQGIPPEAAISDLHIAGRFFDYLRRANRDGLMNTLLDSPLTSQYATLSRMARFSELRLERLMENTFDEIVSGAFAREWSRELMEGTPRLDRLRKLESQRTVWDFEQQTLDLMRDRP; encoded by the coding sequence ATGACTGCGATCTACTTTGACGACGATGCCACACTGGATTCCATTGCCGGAGCGACCGCCGGCATCTTCGGCTATGGGCCGGTCGGGCGCGCGCTGGCGCTCAACCTGCGCGACAGCGGCATCCGCGTGATGGCCGCGCCGGAGTATGAGGACGAGGCCGAAGTGGCCGCCAGCGACAGCATCCCCGCGCTGCCTGCCGCCGAGGTCACGCAGTCGTGCGACATCCTCATCATCACCACGCCGGACGACGCGCTGCCACCGCTGTACATGGGGTCGATTGCCCCGCATCTCAAGCGCGGCGACCTGATGGTGTTCACCAGCGGCTACGCGATGGCCTTCGGCACGGTCGAGCCGCCGCCGTTTCTGGACGTCGGTGTGCTGGCACCGCGCCCCGCCGGTGACGCGATCCGCGCCGGGTATCTGAGCGGGCAGGGGGCGCTGACGTTCATCTCGGTCGCCGCCGATTCGACGCGGCGGGCACTCGATCGGCTGTTGGCCGTGGCGCGCGGGGCCGGACTGCTGCGCGCGGGCGCGATCGAACTTCTGCCCGAGCACGAGGCGTTTCTGGCGCTGTTCGTGCAGCAGGCGGTGATCCCGGCCTTCCATCACATCATGGTGGCAGCCGCCGACCTGCTGGTGAATCAGGGCATCCCGCCTGAGGCCGCCATCTCAGACCTGCACATCGCCGGCCGGTTCTTCGATTATCTGCGCCGCGCCAACCGCGACGGCCTGATGAACACGCTGCTCGATTCGCCGCTGACCTCGCAGTACGCGACGCTGAGCCGCATGGCCCGCTTCAGCGAGCTGCGGCTGGAGCGGCTGATGGAGAACACGTTCGACGAGATCGTGAGCGGGGCGTTTGCCCGCGAGTGGTCGCGCGAGCTGATGGAAGGCACGCCGCGCCTCGACCGGCTGCGCAAGCTGGAGTCGCAGCGCACGGTGTGGGACTTCGAGCAGCAGACGCTCGACCTCATGCGCGACCGGCCGTAA
- a CDS encoding glycosyltransferase family 39 protein translates to MRRWIPIAILLLAALTRFAAWSAPVRFHGDEALFATYARNAAVYGDWMLPGPLDKPPLSLYAMALSMQFTGMTTLPDGVLTIDTVAGEFAARLPSVFAGIVTVAAVMGLAQALGGPRASLLAGVVTAVSPQMTAFSATAFTDPLLVLFGALALMAAARRQGIASGVLIAAAFASKQQAVLIAPLVVLLLPSRAGWRRFALGALAGVALLLVWDAARPEVSIFAIAADNNNPYRWIVPPAEWPARAAQWGQYLSTAFGPPLWTALICIAGLLPLPIGRNRRTAALRVLTLALLAAHVVLPFNLYDRYLLLLLPGIAVLAALRLRVLLNRRWTAVLALAVMFVGGSSVPARYPTDVRDRDPGLIELAAFVNRQPLGTIVYNPWLGWEMGYYLGPWSDKRVVYYPSPDEFAADAPTNPDTADRLLIAPAWAPVTAWLDAASPAFDARVAYRSADYAAWWLTPTALQPE, encoded by the coding sequence ATGAGACGCTGGATTCCAATTGCCATTTTGCTGCTGGCCGCGCTGACCCGATTCGCGGCGTGGTCGGCGCCCGTGCGCTTCCACGGCGACGAGGCGCTGTTCGCTACGTACGCCCGGAACGCCGCCGTCTACGGCGATTGGATGCTGCCCGGCCCGCTCGACAAGCCGCCGCTGAGCCTGTACGCCATGGCGCTCTCGATGCAGTTCACCGGCATGACGACGCTGCCGGACGGCGTGCTGACGATAGACACGGTCGCAGGCGAGTTCGCGGCGCGTCTGCCGTCGGTCTTCGCCGGGATCGTCACCGTCGCGGCGGTTATGGGATTGGCACAGGCGCTCGGCGGGCCGCGTGCGTCGCTGCTCGCCGGGGTCGTGACGGCGGTCAGCCCGCAGATGACCGCGTTCAGCGCGACTGCGTTTACCGATCCGCTGCTGGTGCTGTTCGGCGCGCTGGCGCTGATGGCGGCGGCGCGCAGGCAGGGGATCGCGTCCGGCGTGTTGATCGCCGCGGCGTTCGCGTCCAAGCAGCAGGCTGTGCTGATCGCGCCGCTGGTCGTGCTGCTCCTGCCCTCGCGCGCGGGGTGGCGCCGGTTTGCGCTTGGCGCGCTCGCCGGTGTGGCGCTGCTGCTGGTGTGGGATGCCGCCCGCCCCGAGGTCAGCATCTTCGCGATAGCTGCCGACAACAACAACCCGTATCGCTGGATCGTCCCGCCGGCGGAGTGGCCTGCCCGCGCCGCGCAGTGGGGACAGTACCTCTCGACCGCGTTCGGCCCGCCGCTGTGGACCGCGCTGATCTGCATCGCCGGTCTGCTGCCGCTGCCCATTGGACGCAACCGCCGGACCGCCGCGCTGCGCGTGCTGACGCTGGCACTGCTGGCCGCGCACGTCGTGCTGCCATTCAACCTGTACGACCGCTATCTGCTGCTGCTGCTGCCGGGGATCGCCGTGCTGGCGGCGCTGCGGCTACGCGTGCTGCTGAATCGGCGCTGGACGGCGGTGCTCGCGCTCGCTGTCATGTTCGTCGGCGGGTCGAGCGTGCCGGCACGCTATCCGACCGACGTGCGCGACCGCGACCCGGGTCTGATCGAACTCGCAGCGTTCGTCAACCGTCAGCCGTTGGGCACGATAGTGTACAACCCGTGGCTGGGCTGGGAGATGGGCTACTACCTCGGCCCGTGGTCGGACAAGCGCGTGGTTTATTACCCGTCGCCGGATGAATTTGCCGCCGACGCACCAACCAATCCGGACACCGCCGACCGCCTGCTGATCGCGCCGGCATGGGCGCCGGTCACGGCATGGCTCGACGCGGCGAGCCCGGCGTTTGACGCGCGGGTCGCGTACCGATCGGCCGACTACGCCGCGTGGTGGCTGACGCCGACAGCGTTACAGCCCGAGTGA
- a CDS encoding SDR family oxidoreductase — protein MTVTFDFSGRTALVTGAGAGFGFAIAEAIAKAGASVCAVDINPDRCDRLLDAIQVTGAQAVAFHGDISNRFQAAAAIEHARSAFGRVDTLVNAAGIFKGGELLLLDEWDWRRILEVNLSGAFFMSQLLGRVLADEGGGTILNLASTGARPEGVGFVASKAGVVGLTQQVARELARYNVRCNAVMLGAVGEDDIPHGPTTRAGTLEDAVGAAMFLLSDAARFVTGQVLRVDGGASLGL, from the coding sequence ATGACCGTAACCTTTGACTTTAGCGGGCGTACCGCGCTCGTGACCGGCGCGGGGGCCGGGTTTGGCTTTGCGATAGCCGAGGCGATTGCGAAAGCGGGCGCGTCGGTGTGCGCCGTCGACATCAACCCCGACCGCTGCGACCGTCTGCTTGACGCGATTCAAGTCACCGGGGCACAGGCCGTCGCGTTTCATGGCGACATCTCCAACCGGTTTCAGGCGGCGGCGGCGATCGAGCACGCCCGCAGTGCGTTCGGACGAGTCGACACGCTCGTGAACGCCGCCGGAATCTTCAAGGGCGGCGAACTGCTGCTGCTCGACGAGTGGGACTGGCGGCGCATCCTCGAGGTCAACCTGAGTGGCGCGTTCTTCATGTCCCAACTGCTCGGCCGTGTGTTGGCCGACGAGGGCGGCGGCACGATCCTGAACCTCGCGTCGACCGGGGCGCGCCCCGAAGGCGTCGGCTTCGTCGCCAGCAAGGCCGGGGTGGTCGGGCTGACCCAGCAGGTCGCCCGCGAACTCGCACGCTACAACGTGCGCTGTAATGCTGTGATGCTCGGCGCGGTGGGCGAAGACGACATCCCGCACGGCCCGACGACGCGCGCCGGTACGTTGGAGGACGCGGTCGGCGCGGCGATGTTCCTGCTCAGCGACGCGGCCCGGTTCGTCACCGGGCAGGTGCTGCGCGTCGACGGCGGCGCGTCACTCGGGCTGTAA
- a CDS encoding VOC family protein has translation MDLGHFSVSLAVKDIKASRAFYELLGFTKLDGDDESWLILKNGDAKIGLFQGMFENNILTFNPPDVRSIQKVLKANGVALAIEADEAATGPAHIAFKDPDGNDILIDQF, from the coding sequence ATGGATCTCGGTCACTTTTCGGTGAGTCTGGCGGTCAAGGACATCAAGGCATCGCGCGCATTTTACGAACTGCTCGGGTTTACCAAGCTCGACGGCGACGATGAGTCATGGCTGATTCTCAAGAACGGCGACGCCAAGATCGGGCTGTTTCAAGGCATGTTCGAAAACAACATCCTCACCTTCAACCCGCCGGATGTCCGCAGCATCCAGAAGGTGCTCAAGGCTAACGGTGTCGCATTGGCGATCGAGGCCGACGAGGCGGCCACCGGCCCAGCCCACATCGCGTTCAAAGACCCCGACGGCAACGACATCCTGATCGACCAGTTCTAG